Proteins from a single region of Butyrivibrio fibrisolvens:
- a CDS encoding carbohydrate ABC transporter permease, with amino-acid sequence MAKREQRTNPVSIFLRGDGITKLSFLIWGLGNIVRGQLIKGIIYLLLEISYIWFMISSGLHNMAMLGSLGTSTQGMTFNEAIGIYEITQGDNSMLILLYGVIAIVITAIFFGVWMSSVYSGEMVRKLKEGGHPVPSFGQDLRSLLNGNIHRLFLFFPMLGILVFTVMPLIYMILMAFTNYDAEHQPPGNLFTWVGLENFRLLLSSSDTLSQTFWPILGWTLVWGFVATFSCYFFGIFLAMLINSKGIKGKKVWRTIFVTAMAIPTFISLLVVSTMLGKNGIVNVLLQTWGFTTQAVPFLTNGLWAKVTVIVVNLWVGVPVTMLMVSGILMNIPAELYESAAIDGAGPVTVFVKITFPYMLFITTPYLITNLISNFNNFGVIYFLTGGEPNTLSYYKGAGKTDLLVTWLYKLTKDSKDYNLAAAIGIIIFFISVVFSLISYSRSKALKDEEGFQ; translated from the coding sequence ATGGCAAAACGGGAGCAAAGAACAAATCCGGTTTCAATATTTTTAAGGGGTGACGGCATCACAAAGCTGTCATTCCTTATATGGGGCCTTGGAAATATTGTCAGGGGCCAGCTTATAAAGGGGATTATATATCTTTTGTTAGAGATATCATACATTTGGTTTATGATATCAAGCGGACTTCATAACATGGCAATGCTTGGAAGTCTTGGAACAAGTACACAGGGTATGACCTTTAATGAAGCTATAGGTATTTATGAGATAACTCAGGGTGATAATTCCATGCTCATTCTTTTATATGGAGTAATAGCGATAGTTATAACGGCTATATTCTTTGGAGTATGGATGTCATCTGTCTATTCAGGTGAGATGGTCAGAAAGCTAAAGGAAGGCGGACACCCGGTTCCTTCATTTGGTCAGGATCTTAGAAGTCTTCTTAACGGTAATATTCACAGGCTTTTTCTCTTTTTTCCGATGCTTGGAATATTAGTGTTTACGGTAATGCCGCTTATCTATATGATCCTTATGGCATTCACCAATTATGATGCCGAGCACCAGCCACCTGGTAATCTTTTTACCTGGGTCGGTCTTGAGAATTTCAGACTCCTATTATCATCATCAGATACCTTGTCCCAAACCTTCTGGCCAATACTTGGCTGGACACTTGTATGGGGCTTTGTAGCAACCTTTTCATGCTACTTTTTTGGAATATTTCTGGCGATGCTTATCAATTCAAAAGGAATTAAAGGCAAAAAAGTCTGGAGAACAATTTTTGTAACAGCAATGGCTATACCCACTTTCATATCTCTTCTCGTTGTTTCAACAATGCTGGGCAAAAATGGTATCGTAAACGTTCTTCTCCAGACCTGGGGATTTACAACGCAGGCTGTGCCTTTTCTGACTAATGGTCTATGGGCCAAGGTTACTGTAATAGTCGTAAACCTTTGGGTCGGAGTTCCGGTGACAATGCTTATGGTAAGCGGAATACTTATGAACATTCCGGCTGAGCTATATGAAAGCGCAGCTATAGATGGAGCAGGCCCTGTAACGGTATTTGTAAAGATCACATTTCCGTATATGCTCTTTATCACAACTCCATATCTTATAACCAACCTTATAAGTAACTTTAATAATTTTGGCGTTATCTACTTCCTTACAGGGGGCGAGCCCAATACCCTGTCATACTATAAGGGAGCGGGCAAGACCGACCTTCTTGTTACATGGCTTTATAAGCTGACCAAAGACAGTAAGGACTATAACCTTGCAGCAGCAATAGGTATCATCATTTTCTTTATCTCGGTTGTTTTTTCACTGATTTCCTATTCAAGATCCAAGGCGCTTAAGGATGAGGAGGGATTCCAGTGA
- a CDS encoding sugar ABC transporter permease: MNMTSLTGDTNMMNFEKKADITGKEKIVIGIRLRNLRIALIASIIPMLGLFMPVTSKSVGGRSYVEIVGQLRLSGGAGFILYLWGAVFICAQILMAIITNIRPDKKLGFSWLIISALNTVAISIELFASKLIFDAAGILNGKFLVQDFGIVYWISLIAAYVALANVMKGMRIHTGYIILVILSIIWLFPILWIVLTAFRGEGGYYVGYFFPKNLTFDNFIKLLSPGSIIPFRKWWVNTFIVAVCTCLLSTMIILATSYTLSRTRFAGRKTLMKFMLIIGMFPGFMSMIAVYNILKGIGLSQTLAALVIVSAAGSAMGYYICKGFFDTIPKSLDEAATIDGATRWQTFIKITIPLSKPIIIYTILTSFLGPWTDYIFPSMVLGDKQESYTVAVGLKWLTDFQRIDSYYTQFAAGALMVSIPIVILFIVLQRFYVEGLSGSVKG; the protein is encoded by the coding sequence ATGAATATGACAAGTCTTACAGGTGATACGAATATGATGAATTTTGAGAAAAAAGCTGATATCACAGGGAAAGAAAAAATCGTGATAGGTATAAGACTTAGAAATCTAAGAATAGCTCTTATTGCATCTATAATTCCTATGCTGGGTCTTTTTATGCCTGTAACAAGTAAAAGCGTAGGTGGTAGAAGCTATGTGGAAATCGTAGGACAGCTACGCTTATCCGGAGGCGCAGGATTCATACTTTACCTTTGGGGGGCGGTATTTATTTGTGCTCAGATACTTATGGCTATCATCACGAATATAAGACCAGATAAAAAACTTGGCTTTTCCTGGCTCATTATTTCTGCGCTTAATACAGTTGCTATAAGTATTGAGCTATTTGCAAGCAAGCTTATCTTTGACGCAGCTGGAATCTTGAATGGGAAGTTTCTGGTACAGGATTTTGGAATCGTCTACTGGATAAGTCTGATAGCCGCATATGTGGCACTGGCTAATGTTATGAAGGGCATGAGAATTCACACAGGATATATAATTCTTGTGATATTAAGTATCATATGGCTCTTCCCTATACTGTGGATAGTGCTTACAGCTTTCAGAGGTGAAGGCGGTTATTATGTAGGATATTTTTTCCCTAAGAATCTTACCTTTGATAACTTCATAAAGCTTCTTAGTCCCGGCAGTATCATCCCGTTTAGAAAGTGGTGGGTCAATACCTTTATAGTTGCGGTATGTACATGCCTTCTTTCTACCATGATAATACTCGCAACGTCCTATACCTTAAGCAGGACAAGATTTGCAGGACGCAAGACCCTTATGAAGTTCATGCTCATAATCGGCATGTTTCCTGGATTTATGTCTATGATCGCAGTTTATAACATCTTAAAGGGAATAGGCCTTTCCCAGACACTTGCGGCTCTGGTAATAGTAAGCGCTGCGGGATCAGCTATGGGCTACTATATCTGCAAAGGATTTTTTGATACAATTCCAAAGTCTCTTGATGAAGCAGCAACTATAGATGGTGCGACACGGTGGCAGACTTTTATAAAGATCACCATCCCTCTCTCAAAACCCATCATCATCTATACGATCCTGACTTCATTCCTCGGGCCTTGGACAGACTATATTTTCCCAAGTATGGTCCTTGGAGACAAGCAGGAATCCTATACAGTAGCAGTAGGTCTTAAGTGGCTTACAGATTTTCAGAGAATAGACAGCTACTACACTCAGTTTGCAGCAGGCGCACTTATGGTGTCTATACCGATAGTGATACTTTTTATAGTATTGCAAAGGTTTTATGTAGAAGGACTGTCGGGATCTGTAAAGGGTTAG